Genomic DNA from Candidatus Zixiibacteriota bacterium:
CACCACGAGGAGGAGCACCGCGATGACGAACACTAAGAAGAGCCGCTGGGGCATCGGGATTGCCGTCGCCTATACTGTGTTCTTTTTGGCGATGGTCTCGATGGTCATTGCCTCGCGCTTCCAGCGCAGCGACCTGGTCACGCGCGACTACTATGAGCAGGAAATTCAGTACCAGCAGCAAATCGACCGGCTCGCGCGCACGGCCGCGCACGGCCGGGAGCTTGACATCCGGTTCGACCCGGCGCTGAATGCCGTCATCGTGCAATTTCCGACTGCCGTCACCGGCTCCAATGTCAGCGGCAAGATCGCTCTCTTCCGCCCCGCCAATGCCGCCTACGACAAGACCTTCGACATCTCCATTGACGCCGCCAACCGCCAGGTGCTCTCCTGCAACCGTCTGCCGCGCGGACTGTGGCGCGTCAAGGTGGCCTGGCGCATTGACTCGGAGGAATACTACTCGGAGGAAATCGTGCAACTGGAGGAAACCCAATGACCGCCGCCATCGCCGGCCTTCTGGTCGGCCTGCTCGGTTCGTTGCACTGCGCCGGCATGTGCGGGCCGATCGTCGCCGCACTCCCGGCCGACCCGCGCGGACGCTTCTCCTTCCTGACCGGCCGCATCATCTACAATCTCGGTCGCGTGGTAACCTATGCCGTCATCGGCGCGATCTTCGGGCTGGTTGGCCGCTCGCTCTTCATCGCCGGCTACCAGCAGGCGCTGTCAATCGCGCTCGGCGTCTTGATCATTCTCGCCATCGCACTGCCGCGCCGCTACTCCCACCGGCTGATCTCGTGGTTCGGATTGGAGAAGCTGTTTGCGCGGATAAGCTCGGTGTGGGGGATGCTGTTTCGTAACAGCTCCAAGCCCTCAATGTTCTTGATCGGGGTACTCAACGGATTTCTGCCGTGCGGATTCGTCTACCTCGCGCTGGCCGGCGCGGTCGCCACCGGCAGTATTCTCGGCGGAGCCGCCTACATGGCCGCCTTCGGTATCGGGACGATGCCGATCCTTCTCGCCTTCGCTTATGTCGGCGATGTCATCGGCCACCGCTGGAAACAATCGCTCAGGCGCGCCTTGCCGGTGCTCGCAAGCGTCCTGGCCCTGCTTTTCATCCTGCGCGGCCTGTCGCTGGGAATCCCGTATCTCAGCCCCGACTTGCACATGAATCAAGCCACGCAGACCGTCGAGTCATCCTGTTGTAAGCCCCCGCAGAAATGATCTGCGTTACGGGGTCTTAACCATCAATTTCTGCGTGTCCACGTGGCAGCGGACGACATACTGCGCGTAGTCGCGGTCGGCCTCCTGAATATGCGCAATCAGCCAGTTCTTGACAAACAGCAGTAATTCCGGCCCGGTCGCCGAGTCGGGGTGGTCGAAATCGCTTTTGTATTCCAGCACCCGCGCGATCAAGCGGCGATGCGCCGTCCGGTGCGCCTGCAGTTGCGGATAGCTGATGCGGTACATCATCGCCTCTTCGTTGACGAAATGCCATTCCGCCATCTTCAGCAGCCGGCTGATCGCGGCCGACTTCTCCCGCAGCGACTTGCCGTCCGACATCACATCATGCAGTTCGTTGATGACGCCAATCAGGTCTTGATGCTGGCGGTCCATTTCCGGCACTTGAACACTGAGTTCCTCGGTCCACTCTAAAAACGACATATTGTCTCCTTAATACCGTGTCAGCCCTGTCTGCACGAGTTCTCGATCTTCAGTGGGAATATCGACCGCCATCACGTTCAGCCCGCGCTTTGTGCAGAGATTCGACACCCCCGGTGAAACAGGCCGTTCAGGGATGAAATCCACCGGCCGATTATTGCACGGCCGATCCGGCATGAATCTTGAGCAGCATTCCACTCACGAGCAACCGGTCGCAAAACGAAAAGCAGCAGGCAACCCCGCTGCTTTCGCAATGACGGAATCTCCGATTACTACTCGTGCTTGTCTTGTTTGCTCGTCAGCACCTTAATCGTGCAGTAGACCGACAGCGCGAGAATACAGCCCCAAGCTGCAATCAAGAAGACCCAGCCGCCCGCGGTAATCGTCATAATCCACGCTCCGGATGAAGTTTGCCGTCCTCGCGGTGTCGCCAAGCGTACCGCACCATCAGTGACAGAACCACGAACAAGGCAATCATCATGATCCGCGTGGCCCACCGGATTGGTACATCCTCCGGCCTGACGTTCTCCAGCAGGAGAATCGGAATTGCGTCAACAATCAGCCAATTGAGGAAGATAAAGCCGAGATAGATCGGCGTGACATACTTGATCAAGTAGTAGAAAATCCGCGGCACGGTAATCTCGGCGCCGCGGGTGATCTCATCCCAGCCTTTTTCCATGCCGAAAATCCACGCGAATACTATCGTCTCCAGCAGGGCAAACATCGCCAGCCCGAACGTGCCGACCCAGTAGTCCATCTCATCGAGCGAGCCGCGCCCCATCAAGAAGACCACCATCTGGATGCAGATGAAGACGATCAGCGTCACCGTCCAGGTGGCCCGGCTGTGTGAGTACTTAAACTCCTCTTTCAAGAAGGCAATCAGCGGCTGCCCCATCGCCACCGATGATGTGATCGCCGCAAAGAAGAGGAGCAGGAACCAGATGAAGCCGAAGAATTGGCCAAATGGTATCTGGCTGAAAATAATCGGCATCGAGACAAAACCGAGATCAAACGATCCGCGCGCCGCGATCTCCTGCGTCGTCGCCACGCCGAAGAAGGCCACCGCGATCGGGATCGCGATACTACCGCCCAAAATCACTTCGGCGAATTCGTTCAGGCTCGACGTCGCCAATCCGCCCAATGCAATGTCGTCGTTCTCCCGCACATAACTGGCGTAGGTCTGGATCAGCCCCGAGCCCAGCGAGAGCGTGAAGAAGATCTGCCCGGCTGCTGCCAGCCACACCTTGGGCGATGACAACAGCGAGAAATCGGGATTCCAGATGAAAGCAAATCCCGAAGCGACGCTCCAGTCCGGATGATTCACCGGATCGGGCGTGCCCACCATGATGACGCGAATTAACAAGATGATACCGAACAGGAACAGCGCCGGAATCGCAAACATCGCCAGCCGCTCAATCCCCTTGGAAATGCCCTTATAAAGCACGTAATGATTTAGTCCCAGGGTAATGATCAGGAAGATATACGCCGGCAAAATGCTCGTGAAGTGACCTTGCGTCAATCCCTGATAACTCGACAAGAATCCGCGCATCGTCTCGAACGTGTTTTCGTGCAAATACGAGCCGGTGAGCGAGAAGAAGCTGAAGCCGAGCGTCCATGACTGGATATACGCATAGAAGATCAGCGTCGCGATCGACAGGAATAGTCCCAGCGCGCCGAGGTATTTCGAGACCGGATGCCGCCACATCGCGTGGAACATCCCCGGTGTACTGCCGTAACCGAACCGGCCGCCAAACCGTCCCATCCCCCATTCCACCCACATCAGCGGAATCCCAAGAAAGATCAGCGCGCAGAAGTAGGGAATCATGAACGCGCCGCCGCCGTTTTCCGCTGCCTGCACCGGGAACCTGAGGAAGTTGCCCAGCCCGATGGCGTTGCCGGCTACGGCGAGAACCAGTCCGATCTTGGTGCCCCATCGCTCTCTCGTCATTACACCTCCTTGGTGCCGCGAACTTCAGCCGGGAATGTTTGTACTGATTGGCGCAACGATAATGCGCAGCTCACTCAAGCTCAAGTTTAATTTTCAGGGAAGGGAGGGGCGGCTACTTGCGGACCAGTCTCGCCCGACTGTGCCCGTCGAGATCGTCCGGCGGCACCAGGCCGATCAACTCCGCCAGCGTCGGCGCCAGGTCAACGGTTTCGATCTGTTCGCTGCTCAGCCCGGCCTTGATACTGGCGCCCCAAAAAACCATCGGCACGATGCAATCATAGCCGTAACAGCTGCCGTGGCTCGTGCCCTGTTGATCGCTGCTCAAGAAGTAGTTCTCCCGCAACCGCACCGCGATTTCCGGTGAACGGCCGGGGAAGTAGTTGTTGCGATATTGCTCGAGATACGCGCGCAGCCTGCCGCCCGACGCCGTCATCTCCGCCTCGGTGTAGGCATCGGCTACAAACCAGATTCCGCGTAGCGAATCCGCAACCGCCTGCTGCAGTACTTTGCGGGAGATGCCGCGTTGCTCCGCCTCGCTGTAGTTCAGATACACGCCGCGCGCCACCCGCTGTACCACCTTCTGCTTGAGTCCCAGCCCCTGCGCCGCCCGTTCGCACGCCGCCGCCACCTGGACCTTGAACGAGTCGGAGGGAACGCGCCCCGCGTCGATCCCGCTGGCCCGCTGTAGTTCCGGCAATCGCGCCGCGCCATGATCCGACGTCAGCGCCACAACATACCGCCCGCCACCAATCGTGGAATCCAGGTAAGCGAAGAACTCGCCGAGATATCGATCCAACCGCAGGTAGTAATCCATGATCTCATGGCTGTCCGGGCCATAGTCGTGCCCGATATAGTCCGCCGCCGAACAGCTGATTGCCAGCAGATCGACATTGTCGTCGGCGCCCAGTGAATCACCGGCGATCAGTACCCGCGCCAGTCGCAGGGTCATGTGGTCGGCAAACGGCGTGGTCAGGATATTGTCGTAGTACTCGTCCGGTTCATCGTGCGGCCCCGGCACGAAGAAGTGCGGAAACGTCACGTGCACGCCGTCACCTTCGGCAGCAACGCTGTCTGGTCCCACCCGGGCATAGGCTGCCTCGGGCAGAATCCGATCCCACTCACCCAGACAATAGTCGTCGGCCGGCCGCGATTGTCGAAACGCTTTCACCCACTCCGAATAAATCGGTGAATAATAAACCGAAGTTACAAAAAGCCCCGACCCGGAGTCGTACCAGTAAGCCCCATTCGAGGAAAATCCCGCCATCGGTATCGCCGCGCGATCTTTGATGGCAATCGCGAACGACTTGCGCAATGGATTGTCGCGCCGCAGCCAGTCGGCCAATGCCCCGCGCCGCAAATTGACCGGCGAGCGACCCGCCTTTTTCGGATTCTCGGTGATCGACACCGCCGAGTCCTCGAAACAATAGCGACGCAGCGTACCGGCGTTCTCGTACCAGTCGTTGCCGACGATGCCATGATGCGAGGGATAACAGCCGGTCGCGAGCGTTGCGTGTCCGATGCCGGTTTCGCTGTTCGCGTGGTTGTGGAGCGCATTCAGGAAGACAAAACCCTCGCGCTGCAGCCGCGCCAGTCCGCCGGAGTACAGGCTGTCAAAGCGTGTCAGATAATCCGGCCGCATCTGGTCAACGACGATCAGCACCGCCAATCGCGGCCGCTCCGGTTGCGCGTTGAGGTTGCCGGCTGCGAGGCAGAACAAGATCCCGAGTAGTACTCGGTATCGAATGACAAAACTCTGTGCTAAACTGCGAACGGCCATGGTAGAAAAGAAGATCAAATCTTGACCCGGTCTCGCCAAACAAAAACTGCTCAACTTCGTGCGGCTGAGCGGAAGGTACTCCACCAAACGCTTTTCGGGCTGTTTTCTACTGAGCCTTAACCTGCTTCCATCTGGCCATCACCATCAGTAGCATCGTCGCTGCCAGGATCATCAGCCAGGTGCTCAGATACCCTCCGTTTTCCTTATACACGGCACTCCCACTGAAGTCGAGCAGCGGCGCTTTGTTCAGCGGACCGATATACCACAATAATGTATAGACGACCTCGAACAGCTTGCGCCCGCCGGTCAGCGATCCGCAGGCGAT
This window encodes:
- a CDS encoding FixH family protein — its product is MTNTKKSRWGIGIAVAYTVFFLAMVSMVIASRFQRSDLVTRDYYEQEIQYQQQIDRLARTAAHGRELDIRFDPALNAVIVQFPTAVTGSNVSGKIALFRPANAAYDKTFDISIDAANRQVLSCNRLPRGLWRVKVAWRIDSEEYYSEEIVQLEETQ
- a CDS encoding sulfite exporter TauE/SafE family protein — translated: MTAAIAGLLVGLLGSLHCAGMCGPIVAALPADPRGRFSFLTGRIIYNLGRVVTYAVIGAIFGLVGRSLFIAGYQQALSIALGVLIILAIALPRRYSHRLISWFGLEKLFARISSVWGMLFRNSSKPSMFLIGVLNGFLPCGFVYLALAGAVATGSILGGAAYMAAFGIGTMPILLAFAYVGDVIGHRWKQSLRRALPVLASVLALLFILRGLSLGIPYLSPDLHMNQATQTVESSCCKPPQK
- a CDS encoding hemerythrin family protein, translated to MSFLEWTEELSVQVPEMDRQHQDLIGVINELHDVMSDGKSLREKSAAISRLLKMAEWHFVNEEAMMYRISYPQLQAHRTAHRRLIARVLEYKSDFDHPDSATGPELLLFVKNWLIAHIQEADRDYAQYVVRCHVDTQKLMVKTP
- a CDS encoding sodium-dependent transporter, encoding MTRERWGTKIGLVLAVAGNAIGLGNFLRFPVQAAENGGGAFMIPYFCALIFLGIPLMWVEWGMGRFGGRFGYGSTPGMFHAMWRHPVSKYLGALGLFLSIATLIFYAYIQSWTLGFSFFSLTGSYLHENTFETMRGFLSSYQGLTQGHFTSILPAYIFLIITLGLNHYVLYKGISKGIERLAMFAIPALFLFGIILLIRVIMVGTPDPVNHPDWSVASGFAFIWNPDFSLLSSPKVWLAAAGQIFFTLSLGSGLIQTYASYVRENDDIALGGLATSSLNEFAEVILGGSIAIPIAVAFFGVATTQEIAARGSFDLGFVSMPIIFSQIPFGQFFGFIWFLLLFFAAITSSVAMGQPLIAFLKEEFKYSHSRATWTVTLIVFICIQMVVFLMGRGSLDEMDYWVGTFGLAMFALLETIVFAWIFGMEKGWDEITRGAEITVPRIFYYLIKYVTPIYLGFIFLNWLIVDAIPILLLENVRPEDVPIRWATRIMMIALFVVLSLMVRYAWRHREDGKLHPERGL
- a CDS encoding alkaline phosphatase family protein; the encoded protein is MFCLAAGNLNAQPERPRLAVLIVVDQMRPDYLTRFDSLYSGGLARLQREGFVFLNALHNHANSETGIGHATLATGCYPSHHGIVGNDWYENAGTLRRYCFEDSAVSITENPKKAGRSPVNLRRGALADWLRRDNPLRKSFAIAIKDRAAIPMAGFSSNGAYWYDSGSGLFVTSVYYSPIYSEWVKAFRQSRPADDYCLGEWDRILPEAAYARVGPDSVAAEGDGVHVTFPHFFVPGPHDEPDEYYDNILTTPFADHMTLRLARVLIAGDSLGADDNVDLLAISCSAADYIGHDYGPDSHEIMDYYLRLDRYLGEFFAYLDSTIGGGRYVVALTSDHGAARLPELQRASGIDAGRVPSDSFKVQVAAACERAAQGLGLKQKVVQRVARGVYLNYSEAEQRGISRKVLQQAVADSLRGIWFVADAYTEAEMTASGGRLRAYLEQYRNNYFPGRSPEIAVRLRENYFLSSDQQGTSHGSCYGYDCIVPMVFWGASIKAGLSSEQIETVDLAPTLAELIGLVPPDDLDGHSRARLVRK